DNA from Fibrobacter sp. UWB15:
TACCGAAGCAACCGGCATCTGCTTTCTGATGGTCGCTCTCATCTGCTTTATCATGGCGCTCCAGAGTTCGTTTATGCTCAAGGCCGTGGGCGGCGGTTCTTACCTTGCCTCAGGGCTTGGCTACCTGATTTTTGCCGAAATCAGTCCGCTACTTACGACCATCATCTTGGCGGGGCGTTCTGGCAGCTCCATTGCCGCTGAAATCGCGAACATGAGCGTCTGCGAAGAAATCAAGGCAATTAAAACCATGGCAATTTCGCCGGTGCAGTACCTGGTGGTCCCCCGCTTTATCGCGATGACCATTTGCACCCCGATTCTTGCCTTCTGCGCTGGCATTGCGGGCTGCCTTGCCGGTTTCCTGATTGGATACTTTTTCTTCGATATTTCGTTTGCGAACTACTTCCAGTCTATCCGCGACGGGATTCCGCCGATTCTATTCTTGAAGAGCACAGTCAAATCCATCGTGTTCGGTTGGCTTGTAACGCTGATTTCTTGCAACAAGGGTTTAAATGCCGAGGGCGGTGCCGAGGCGGTAGGCCTCGCAACAACCTCAAGCGTCGTGGTTTCGATTTCTGCCATCATTGTCGCGGACTGCGCGTTCAGCTTTATATTCTACTAGAGGTAAACATGGAAGACATTACACTCAAGGTAGATCACCTGAAAGCCGGCTACGACGGAAAGACCGTGTTGAACGACATTTCGTTCGATGTCAAGAAGGGCGAAATCCGCATGATTCT
Protein-coding regions in this window:
- a CDS encoding ABC transporter permease, whose amino-acid sequence is MYAQTVSLPKNLSAGNSQFLLKNCIRILRNGPLTIDGTDLESMDYSGDAFFALLADTSEKYGHKLTLAHFSEEIKAQLRALKKERIPEKVKTGYSNFLEAIGAKTAVIAKEVAEVFILLNMSIYWMICGPFDKGRSKFGGTAKQVFMLGTEATGICFLMVALICFIMALQSSFMLKAVGGGSYLASGLGYLIFAEISPLLTTIILAGRSGSSIAAEIANMSVCEEIKAIKTMAISPVQYLVVPRFIAMTICTPILAFCAGIAGCLAGFLIGYFFFDISFANYFQSIRDGIPPILFLKSTVKSIVFGWLVTLISCNKGLNAEGGAEAVGLATTSSVVVSISAIIVADCAFSFIFY